Part of the Armigeres subalbatus isolate Guangzhou_Male unplaced genomic scaffold, GZ_Asu_2 Contig1232, whole genome shotgun sequence genome is shown below.
TCAGATAAATACCAGGATGAGCTTCCAGATTAATTgttggaggaaattccagaggaatttctagagaaacttacggagaaattcctggagttaactccggaggaactcctggagccacttccgaaggaattcttggaggaacttccagaagaatttcaggATAAACGTCCGcaggaattttgaaggaattcttgaaagaacttccggaggaattcttggagaatctttcggtggaaattttggaggaacttccgtaggaattcttggaggaacttttgaagtaaTTCTTAGATAAGCAATCCGAAGgatatcctggagaaattccggaagaaatccccGGAGAAACTTaaggaggaatatctggagaagctttcggaggaacttcctgagagattcctggaggatcttccggagaaattccttaatGATTATCCAGGCaaataccaggaggaacttccaaaggtaATCGATGATgaagttctggagaaattcatagaggaacttccggaagaattaatGGAGAAATTGATGTattatctttcgaaaaaaaatcttatctaAGACCACGTAGTAGCAACATGTGAACATCCATAAATAACGTAAACCTTAGAGACGTTTATCAGTTATTTGAACTGTAACTAGGTGCATTCATGTATTTCAGAACATTCATAAGACTGCACGATACAGAATTAGTTAAATACACAGCACCTTACTTCAAAACTTAATCGGTTTGAAAACTCAATGATGGacaattttggttttattctgaGATTTATAGAGGTACTTTATTCATCTACTGCTACATGACTCGATCTGCTAAGCAATACAGCAATTGCATCCCTTCTGTTACGTCCACGAATTCGTATATCGCCAATTTCATTGGCACCAACATTATTCGCATCGCCAGCATCATCTTCATCATAGTCGAAGTCTTCATCTTGGAGATATTTAGCAACATTATGCAGTATAAAACAGGCTAGAACCATTGACGGTACACGATGTGTAATCATACGTACAGTGTTCTGTAGAAAGGGAAATCTTCTTTTAACTTGGCCAAAAACCCTTTCAATAACAACGCGTTCCCGACAGAAAATTTTGTTGTAGTTAACACGGACTACAGTATCCGGATTTCTATATGGTGTCATAATCCATGGAGCAATTGCATAACCTTCATCACCCAGAAGTAGTGCTCCTGAAGTATTTTCAAACATGGTTCTATAGAcgtctgaattcttccagatcCTAGAATCGTGAACCGATCCTGGCCAAGAACAATCGATACTGGTGATGACGTCGTTTGCATCACATGTAGCTTGGACGTTGAATGATGCTAATCCTTTCCTGTTGATGAACTCATCTGGATGCCTATGAGGTCGTTCGATTTTAACATGGGTGCAATCGATAGCTCCAATTGCATTCGGGATTTTCCCCTTGCGGCTCCAACTACGTTTGGCCTCACGGAACTCATTTTCGGTGGATGGAAATTTAATCCACTCAtttgatttttcaattattttctggCAAACATGCCAAATAGTTTTGCACACTGTTGTTTGATGGACACCGACATCTTCTCCAACACCAAcctgaaaatatatttgatgCGACTTGTAAATTTTGTtgttgtctttatttaagagacttgcagcccgaggctggctcgtctccgcaaAACTTGAAAGTTTAAAATGTTGTATTTAGATTAAGATTAGAAACACCCTACGTACCTGAAATCCCGGGTCACCTAAATATCgtaggaaaattttcattttcagtaCATTACTCAATCCACCTCCTCTTGTATCCTCTCGGTCATTAAGAAAATGATCGGATAGCCATTCGACATTTTCGCGAGAAAACCGATAAAGCGCTTTAAAATTATCACCATCCCCACGACGTATacaaaatttcttctcatttcttatattTACATTGATAAATAAAGCGGTGTTTAAATTCATTTTACCATTAAAAGTTGAAAGTATTTTCTCAAATTTCACTATCACTTCggcaaataaacaaacaaattcaattgTAGCAACCTCCGCAGCTGCCTACCGTAGAAAACAGTAAAAGCTACTTTTATTCATACCAAATTGattgtttgtagtatgttcgaaaGATGTAGTGTAGTGAAGTCTCTGTTATTCATACGAACAAgttccacaagtgacgtttactacCCAAAATGTAGTAAACTCaaacttactactttttattcatacgacccattgACCATCAACACACACAAAGGGCTCTTTAAATTCAATCGTCTTGCTCCAGGGGTGAAATCTGCGCCAGGAGCATTCCAGCGATTGATCGACAGCATGATTGCCGACATTCCAGGCATTCGCTCCTTCATCGATGACGCAATAGTTTTCGGTCCTACCTGGGAGGCGCACGCAGAGTCGCTCAACAAGCTGCTGACTCGACTCGAGCAGTATGGATTCCATGTCAAGGCGGAGAAATGTAAGTTTTTCCAGACTGAACTTTGCTATCTAGGTCACATCGTGGACCGTCATGGTATTCGTCCGGATCCAGAGAAGCTGCAAGCAATCGACAAAATTCCAGCACCAACCAACGTGACCGAACTGCGCTCATTTCTCGGGGCCGTCAACTACTACGG
Proteins encoded:
- the LOC134202457 gene encoding putative nuclease HARBI1; this encodes MNLNTALFINVNIRNEKKFCIRRGDGDNFKALYRFSRENVEWLSDHFLNDREDTRGGGLSNVLKMKIFLRYLGDPGFQVGVGEDVGVHQTTVCKTIWHVCQKIIEKSNEWIKFPSTENEFREAKRSWSRKGKIPNAIGAIDCTHVKIERPHRHPDEFINRKGLASFNVQATCDANDVITSIDCSWPGSVHDSRIWKNSDVYRTMFENTSGALLLGDEGYAIAPWIMTPYRNPDTVVRVNYNKIFCRERVVIERVFGQVKRRFPFLQNTVRMITHRVPSMVLACFILHNVAKYLQDEDFDYDEDDAGDANNVGANEIGDIRIRGRNRRDAIAVLLSRSSHVAVDE